The following are encoded together in the Daucus carota subsp. sativus chromosome 5, DH1 v3.0, whole genome shotgun sequence genome:
- the LOC108222314 gene encoding probable membrane-associated kinase regulator 4, with translation MKLMASSNLPFYNHAEDMYIDMELSCSSTSVFFSCPQARDFEFQMCDSTHLEKETISSPADELFYKGNLLPLHLPPRLEMVEKLLQNSTTKNFSDDQECSIVLPSTTDTTPLDQSCNISPSESYRVSCELNPADYIEWSSELSGFISGTDQPKKSWSRYKLKLIKKSCLGQKLKASRAYLKSLFSKSGSDEPSAKTTCKDEESEGNKDYFSRYIKVAKKTPYGQLMKGMKIPTLVSVMSSIEKNGFDQDNNITSHRKSFSATKQRPSTIKSSTSCSSGSSSLSSSFSLYSNGVYDPQLLKRSNSATSEIESSIEAAIAYCKKSQQLFTTRNTASEAGFCSFSVVA, from the coding sequence ATGAAGCTAATGGCCTCGAGTAATCTTCCATTTTATAATCATGCAGAAGATATGTACATAGATATGGAACTAAGCTGTTCTTCCACCAGTGTGTTCTTTTCTTGCCCACAAGCCAGagattttgaatttcaaatgtGTGATTCTACTCATCTTGAAAAAGAAACTATCAGCTCTCCTGCTGATGAACTCTTCTACAAAGGAAACCTCCTTCCTCTTCACCTTCCACCGCGCTTAGAAATGGTCGAAAAGCTTCTCCAAAACTCAACCACCAAAAATTTTAGTGATGATCAAGAATGCAGCATTGTACTTCCTTCTACCACCGATACCACTCCACTGGATCAATCGTGCAACATTTCTCCATCGGAGTCTTATCGTGTCAGTTGTGAACTTAATCCAGCTGACTACATTGAATGGTCCAGTGAATTGAGTGGTTTTATAAGCGGGACTGATCAGCCTAAAAAATCCTGGTCCAGGTATAAGCTCAAGCTCATTAAGAAATCTTGTTTAGGCCAAAAGCTTAAGGCCTCGCGAGCGTATTTGAAatctttattttcaaaatctggTTCTGATGAACCATCTGCCAAAACAACATGCAAAGATGAAGAATCTGAAGGTAACAAAGATTATTTCAGCAGGTACATTAAGGTTGCTAAAAAGACCCCCTATGGGCAACTTATGAAAGGAATGAAAATTCCAACATTAGTGTCTGTCATGAGTAGTATTGAGAAAAATGGCTTTGATCAGGATAACAATATTACTTCTCACAGAAAATCATTTTCTGCAACAAAACAGCGACCATCCACCATAAAATCCTCAACTTCATGTTCATCAGGCTCTTCATCtttatcatcttcattttcGTTATACTCGAATGGGGTATATGATCCACAGCTACTCAAGAGAAGCAACAGTGCAACTTCAGAGATAGAGAGTTCTATTGAAGCAGCCATTGCATACTGTAAAAAATCTCAGCAACTCTTTACCACAAGAAACACAGCAAGTGAAGCTGGTTTTTGCTCATTTTCTGTTGTAGCTTAA
- the LOC108223468 gene encoding ankyrin repeat-containing protein ITN1, translated as MKSSEEGSGGLKMDQLKMKAVNSYNDLHDQNANSPKLKSNLKMRPSNSFNDLHEQPGSPSVTPRAPAVVVSNSSKALACSASGKALLGSNSSKSLLGGSSSSKSLVVSSSSKSLLGSNSSKSLAVSNSGKALGMSSSGKRMDQKKKYVKQVTGKNNDTELHLAAQRGEASAVKEILGEIDAQMLQTSSGAEFDEEVAEIRSAVVHEVNELGETAMFTAAERGHMNVVKELLPYMTKEGLAMKNKTGFDALHIAARQGHEAIVRMLLECDPELSKTIAQSNSTPLVSAASRGHTAVVKVLLEKDPSLIDIPRSNGKNALHLAARQGYVEIVEALLQTERQLPRRTDKKGQTPLHMAVKGVSSEVVRLLLQADPAIVMLPDKFGNIALHVAARKKRTEIVNELLIIRDTDVNALTRDNKTALDIVIALPLSEEAAEMKDCLMRFGGMTASDLNNQPRDELRQTVTEIRKEVHSQLEQARKTNRNMTGIAKELQKLHRAGILNAANSVTVVAVLFATVAFAAIFTVPGGNYDSGMAVMVHSTPFKIFFISNAIALFTSLAVVVVQITVVRGEIKSERRVIEVINKLMWLASVCTSVSFISSSYIVVGRRNQWAAILVTVIGSVTMIGVLGGMTYYVVKYKRLRRVRKRAKVYRNRSNYWHDDLSDSDINPIYAI; from the exons ATGAAAAGTTCTGAAGAAGGTTCGGGGGGTTTGAAAATGGATCAGTTGAAAATGAAGGCCGTGAATTCTTATAATGATCTGCATGATCAGAATGCTAATTCACCCAAGTTGAAAAGTAATTTAAAAATGAGGCCCTCGAATTCTTTCAATGATTTGCATGAGCAGCCTGGTTCGCCTTCCGTGACTCCGAGAGCGCCAGCTGTGGTGGTGTCGAATTCGAGCAAGGCCTTGGCGTGCTCTGCCTCGGGGAAGGCCTTGTTGGGTTCGAATTCGAGCAAGTCGTTGTTGGGGGGTTCGAGTTCGAGCAAGTCATTGGTGGTTTCGAGTTCTAGCAAGTCCTTGTTGGGCTCGAATTCGAGCAAGTCATTGGCGGTTTCCAATTCGGGTAAGGCATTAGGCATGTCGAGTTCAGGGAAGAGGATGGACCAGAAGAAGAAGTATGTGAAACAGGTGACTGGGAAGAATAATGACACGGAGCTGCATTTGGCAGCGCAGCGTGGGGAAGCGAGTGCTGTGAAGGAGATTTTAGGGGAGATTGATGCGCAGATGCTGCAGACGTCGAGTGGGGCGGAGTTTGATGAGGAGGTGGCGGAGATTAGGTCTGCAGTGGTGCATGAAGTGAATGAGTTGGGGGAGACTGCGATGTTTACTGCTGCGGAAAGAGGGCATATGAATGTGGTCAAGGAGCTGTTGCCGTACATGACAAAGGAAGGCCTTGCTATGAAGAACAAGACTGGTTTTGATGCATTGCATATTGCCGCGAGGCAAGGTCACGAAG CCATTGTGCGGATGTTGTTGGAATGTGACCCGGAGCTAAGCAAAACAATTGCCCAATCAAATTCGACTCCTCTTGTGTCTGCAGCTTCGAGAGGGCATACAGCTGTTGTCAAAGTGCTGCTAGAAAAGGATCCGAGTTTGATAGATATCCCGAGGTCTAATGGGAAGAATGCGCTGCATTTAGCAGCACGTCAGGGTTATGTAGAAATTGTTGAGGCATTGCTTCAGACAGAACGGCAGTTGCCAAGAAGAACGGATAAAAAAGGGCAAACTCCATTACATATGGCTGTCAAAGGTGTTAGCTCTGAAGTAGTCAGGTTGCTTCTACAGGCAGATCCAGCTATCGTGATGCTACCAGACAAATTCGGCAACATAGCTTTACACGTTGCTGCCAGAAAAAAGCGAACTGAG ATAGTCAATGAGCTTTTAATCATCAGAGATACTGATGTCAATGCATTGACAAGAGACAACAAAACAGCCCTTGACATTGTAATAGCACTCCCTCTGTCTGAAGAAGCCGCGGAAATGAAGGACTGCTTGATGCGTTTTGGGGGTATGACAGCCAGTGATCTGAACAACCAACCGCGAGATGAACTTAGGCAAACTGTAACAGAAATCAGAAAAGAAGTGCACTCACAACTTGAACAAGCACGAAAGACCAACAGAAATATGACTGGCATTGCCAAGGAGCTCCAGAAGCTGCACAGAGCAGGGATCCTCAATGCTGCTAACTCAGTCACTGTCGTTGCAGTCCTGTTTGCAACCGTTGCATTTGCAGCTATTTTCACAGTTCCTGGTGGTAATTATGATTCTGGAATGGCTGTCATGGTTCACTCTACGCCCTTCAAGATATTCTTTATCTCTAATGCAATTGCCCTCTTTACATCATTAGCCGTGGTGGTGGTGCAGATAACGGTTGTCAGAGGCGAGATAAAATCTGAGAGACGAGTTATTGAGGTGATCAATAAGTTGATGTGGTTAGCCTCTGTGTGCACCTCCGTGTCATTTATTTCTTCGTCCTACATAGTTGTGGGGCGGCGCAATCAATGGGCTGCAATCCTTGTGACAGTCATAGGGAGCGTCACAATGATAGGAGTCTTGGGAGGGATGACATATTATGTGGTGAAGTATAAAAGGTTGCGGAGAGTGAGAAAGAGAGCAAAGGTCTATAGGAATCGTTCAAACTACTGGCACGACGACTTGTCTGATTCTGATATAAATCCAATTTATGCAATTTGA
- the LOC108223466 gene encoding probable pectate lyase 4 produces the protein MSEPTLPLSQLAMLSLPYAQVDSTLRALAGQAEGFGRCAIGGLHGPLYHVTTLADDGPGSLRYGCRKEDPLWIVFEVSGTIELSSYLNVSSHKTIDGRGQRIKLTGKGLRLKECEHVIICNLEFEGGRGHDVDAIQIKPHSKHIWIDRCSLRDYADALIDITRESTDITISRCHFSQHDKTMLIGADASHTGDRCIRITIHHCFFDGTRQRHPRVRFAKVHLYNNYTRNWGIYAICASVESQIYSQCNIYEAGQKKVAFKYLTEKAGDKEEASSGCIISEGDLFITGTQAGLLNIADQQTTFHPSEFYKICTVEPSNDSLKQVLQHCTGWQSVPRPADQLPAAVQS, from the exons ATGTCTGAACCCACTTTACCACTATCTCAGTTGGCAATGTTGTCTCTCCCATATGCTCAAGTTGACTCCACCTTACGAGCTCTTGCCGGCCAAGCTGAAGGCTTTGGTCGCTGCGCCATCGGTGGCCTTCATGGTCCCCTTTATCACGTTACCACCCTCGCAG ATGATGGGCCCGGATCACTTCGTTATGGTTGCCGCAAAGAAGATCCTCTCTGGATTGTTTTCGAAGTTTCAGGCACCATTGAACTCTCCTCTTACTTGAATGTGTCATCACATAAGACCATAGATGGGCGGGGCCAAAGGATCAAGCTCACTGGAAAGGGCTTGAGGCTAAAGGAATGTGAACATGTCATCATATGCAACCTAGAGTTTGAAGGGGGTAGAGGACACGATGTGGATGCTATTCAAATTAAACCTCACTCAAAGCATATATGGATTGATCGCTGCAGCCTTCGTGATTATGCAGATGCCCTGATTGATATCACACGAGAAAGCACAGATATTACTATTTCACG ATGTCACTTCTCACAGCACGACAAGACAATGCTCATTGGAGCAGACGCTTCTCATACTGGTGACAGATGCATTCGTATTACCATACACCACTGTTTCTTTGATGGGACTAGACAGCGGCATCCTCGTGTCAGATTTGCGAAAGTACATCTGTACAATAATTACACAAGAAACTGGGGAATCTATGCCATTTGTGCTAGTGTAGAATCACAG ATATACTCGCAATGCAATATTTATGAAGCAGGACAGAAGAAGGTAGCATTTAAATATCTTACAGAGAAG GCTGGTGACAAGGAAGAAGCAAGTTCTGGCTGCATCATATCGGAAGGAGACTTGTTCATCACAGGAACCCAGGCCGGCCTATTAAACATTGCAGACCAGCAGACCACATTTCATCCatcagaattttataaaatctgtACAGTGGAACCTTCAAATGATTCTCTCAAGCAAGTTCTTCAGCACTGCACTGGATGGCAATCTGTACCGCGACCAGCTGATCAGTTACCAGCTGCTGTACAATCCTAA
- the LOC108222174 gene encoding multiprotein-bridging factor 1c, translating into MPNRFTGLATQDWDPIVLNKPKPKAQDLKDPKAVNKALRTGGQVETVKKHTAGQNKKTAAAPVVDARKLDAAAEPAALERVATEVRQAIQKARIEKKMSQAELAKQINERTQVVQEYENGKAVPNQMVLAKMEKVLGVKLRGKNHK; encoded by the coding sequence ATGCCGAACCGATTCACTGGACTAGCCACACAAGACTGGGACCCAATCGTCCTCAACAAGCCAAAGCCAAAAGCTCAGGACCTTAAGGACCCGAAAGCTGTGAACAAGGCGCTCCGCACCGGCGGTCAGGTGGAGACGGTGAAGAAACACACCGCCGGTCAGAACAAGAAGACGGCGGCGGCGCCAGTAGTGGACGCTCGGAAGCTGGACGCGGCGGCGGAACCGGCGGCGCTGGAGAGAGTGGCGACGGAGGTGAGACAGGCGATCCAGAAAGCGAGGATCGAGAAAAAGATGAGTCAGGCGGAGTTGGCGAAACAGATTAATGAGAGGACGCAGGTTGTTCAGGAGTATGAGAATGGGAAAGCGGTGCCGAATCAAATGGTGTTGGCGAAGATGGAGAAAGTTCTTGGTGTTAAACTGAGAGGCAAAAATCACAAGTGA
- the LOC108223465 gene encoding ankyrin repeat-containing protein At5g02620 has product MNRTMKQSIQKRDDTPLHFAVRTQNLELALEILAKSEDIELKELMCKQNYSGETALYVAAEYGYVDFVKEMIKYYDIADASIKARNGSDAFHIAAKQGNLEVVKILMDALPELSMTFDQSNTTALHSAAAQGHTEVVKFLMEKNSNLVTVGKSNKKTALHSAARNEHLEVVKVLLSKETEIALMTDKKGQTALHMAVKGQSVEVVNELISSKPDLINMADNKGNTPLHMATRKGRTKIIRALLSHKEILDKKALNKSGESAFDTAEKTSNSEIASILREYGVQSAKTMKLKPAPAPTTAKELKQTVSDIKHEVHYQIEHTRQTRKQMKGIGKQINKMQLEGLNNAINSTTVVAVLIATVAFAAIFTVPGQYVDDPKEATQEKILGEANIAPKPQFTIFLISDSLALFISLAVVVVQTSIVVVEKKGKKQMMAIINKLMWLACVSISVAFLALSFIVVGEDQRWLAVAVTVIGTLILATTLGTMIYWVILNRIEASNLRSIRRSARSSKSQSFSQHYTLSDSENNDYKNLYAI; this is encoded by the exons ATGAATAGGACTATGAAGCAGTCGATACAGAAACGAGATGACACGCCTTTGCATTTTGCGGTTAGGACTCAAAATCTGGAATTGGCTTTGGAGATACTGGCTAAGAGTGAAGATATAGAATTGAAGGAGTTGATGTGCAAGCAAAATTATTCCGGTGAAACTGCCCTTTATGTTGCCGCTGAGTATGGATATGTCGATTTTGTGAAAGAGATGATCAAGTATTATGATATTGCGGATGCCAGTATCAAAGCTAGGAATGGCTCTGACGCTTTCCATATAGCTGCTAAACAAGGAAATCTAG AGGTGGTAAAGATTCTGATGGACGCTCTTCCGGAGCTTTCTATGACTTTTGATCAATCCAACACCACCGCACTGCACAGTGCTGCAGCACAAGGTCACACTGAAGTTGTTAAATTTCTTATGGAGAAAAATAGCAACTTGGTCACCGTAGGAAAAAGCAACAAGAAGACAGCCTTGCATTCAGCCGCGAGAAATGAACACTTGGAGGTAGTAAAAGTCCTGCTGAGCAAAGAAACTGAGATTGCTTTGATGACTGACAAGAAGGGACAGACAGCTTTACATATGGCTGTCAAGGGACAGAGTGTTGAGGTGGTTAATGAGCTTATATCTTCGAAACCTGATCTGATCAATATGGCTGATAACAAGGGAAACACCCCATTGCATATGGCAACCCGGAAAGGTCGGACAAag ATTATCCGCGCACTATTAAGTCACAAAGAAATCTTGGACAAAAAAGCCTTGAATAAATCTGGAGAAAGTGCTTTTGATACTGCTGAAAAAACCAGTAATTCAGAGATTGCAAGTATCCTACGAGAGTATGGGGTCCAAAGTGCGAAAACTATGAAGTTAAAACCAGCACCAGCACCAACTACTGCCAAGGAATTGAAACAAACAGTAAGTGATATTAAACATGAGGTTCACTATCAGATTGAGCACACGCGACAAACAAGGAAACAGATGAAAGGAATCGGCAAGCAGATCAACAAAATGCAGTTAGAAGGGCTCAACAACGCGATAAACTCCACCACAGTTGTTGCTGTTTTAATAGCCACTGTTGCATTTGCTGCTATATTTACGGTCCCTGGCCAGTATGTTGATGACCCTAAAGAAGCCACTCAAGAAAAAATTCTTGGGGAGGCGAATATTGCTCCAAAACCCCAGTTCACAATTTTCCTTATATCCGACTCCCTTGCACTATTTATATCCTTGGCTGTTGTGGTGGTTCAGACTTCCATTGTAGTCGTCGAAAAGAAGGGGAAAAAGCAAATGATGGCAATTATCAACAAGCTCATGTGGTTGGCTTGTGTCTCTATATCAGTGGCATTTCTTGCGCTTTCTTTTATTGTTGTAGGAGAGGATCAACGGTGGCTAGCAGTGGCAGTAACAGTAATAGGCACATTGATCCTGGCCACAACGCTGGGGACGATGATTTACTGGGTTATTTTAAATCGCATTGAGGCTTCCAACTTGAGGAGTATTCGCAGATCTGCAAGGAGTAGCAAGTCTCAATCATTTTCACAACATTACACTCTATCGGATTCAGAAAACAACGATTACAAGAATCTTTATGCAATATAA